In one Melospiza melodia melodia isolate bMelMel2 chromosome 5, bMelMel2.pri, whole genome shotgun sequence genomic region, the following are encoded:
- the HMX1 gene encoding homeobox protein HMX1 produces the protein MPDEATENAGSTSARVSSFFIEDLLGTEGSAGGGARRAAAAGGGRGGPRCGPPSPLRIGAPGCPLRDAAVGWYRRAHAAFLGCASPDTSDRDSPELPEEPAERAGGGRAAGRAAAGGRPGPGGREEEEERGEEPGEPEQRNAGRKKKTRTVFSRSQVFQLESTFDVKRYLSSSERAGLAASLHLTETQVKIWFQNRRNKWKRQLAADLEAANLSHAAQRIVRVPILYHENSPASALGFTLPHMSPPLVGFSSGVSYPLGTFPAASLPFLRSQMTGLV, from the exons ATGCCGGACGAAGCCACGGAAAACGCCGGCTCCACCTCCGCCCGCGTCTCGTCCTTCTTCATCGAGGACCTGCTGGGCACCGagggctcggcgggcggcggggcgcggcgggcggcggcggcgggcggcgggcgcggggggccGCGCTGCGGGCCGCCCTCCCCGCTGCGCATCGGCGCCCCGGGCTGCCCGCTCCGCGACGCCGCCGTGGGCTGGTACCGCCGGGCGCACGCCGCCTTCCTGGGCTGCGCCAGCCCCGACA CCAGCGACCGGGACTCTCCGGAGCTGCCCGAGGAGCCGGCggagcgggcgggcggcgggcgggcggcgggcagagccgcggcgggcgggcggccgggcccgggcggccgcgaggaggaggaggagcgcggCGAGGAGCCGGGAGAGCCGGAGCAGCGCAACGCCGGCCGCAAGAAGAAGACGCGCACGGTGTTCAGCCGCAGCCAGGTGTTCCAGCTGGAGTCCACCTTCGACGTGAAGCGCTACCTGAGCAGCTCCGAGCGGGCCGGGCTGGCCGCCTCGCTGCACCTCACCGAGACGCAGGTGAAGATCTGGTTCCAGAACCGCCGCAACAAGTGGAAGCGGCAGCTGGCCGCAGACCTGGAAGCGGCCAACCTTTCCCACGCCGCCCAAAGGATAGTGCGGGTCCCCATTTTGTACCACGAGAACTCGCCGGCGAGCGCCTTGGGCTTCACCCTGCCGCACATGTCGCCCCCCTTGGTGGGCTTCTCCAGCGGCGTCAGCTACCCCCTGGGCACCTTCCCCGCCGCCTCCCTCCCTTTCCTACGGTCGCAGATGACAGGACTCGTCTGA